In one window of Eubalaena glacialis isolate mEubGla1 chromosome 13, mEubGla1.1.hap2.+ XY, whole genome shotgun sequence DNA:
- the CEP20 gene encoding centrosomal protein 20 isoform X3, which translates to MATVAELKAVLKDTLEKRGVLGHLKARIRAEVFNALDDESEPRPSLSHENLLINELIREYLEFNKYKYTASVLIAESGQPIVPLDRQFLIRELNALEESKDNTM; encoded by the exons ATGGCGACTGTTGCCGAGCTGAAGGCGG tTTTAAAGGACACCTTGGAAAAAAGAGGAGTATTAGGGCATTTAAAAGCAAGGATTCGAGCTGAAGTTTTCAATGCTCTTGATGATGAAAGTGAACCTCGACCATCATTGTCTCATGAAAACCttctaattaatgaattaattcgGGAGTATTTGGAATTCAACAAATATAAGTATACAGCATCTGTCCTCATAGCAG AATCTGGTCAACCCATAGTTCCATTGGACAGACAGTTTCTCATCCGTGAACTAaatgcattggaagaatcaaaggATAATACAATgtaa
- the CEP20 gene encoding centrosomal protein 20 isoform X2, whose product MATVAELKAVLKDTLEKRGVLGHLKARIRAEVFNALDDESEPRPSLSHENLLINELIREYLEFNKYKYTASVLIAESGQPIVPLDRQFLIRELNALEESKDNTIGPPTEGAGEAC is encoded by the exons ATGGCGACTGTTGCCGAGCTGAAGGCGG tTTTAAAGGACACCTTGGAAAAAAGAGGAGTATTAGGGCATTTAAAAGCAAGGATTCGAGCTGAAGTTTTCAATGCTCTTGATGATGAAAGTGAACCTCGACCATCATTGTCTCATGAAAACCttctaattaatgaattaattcgGGAGTATTTGGAATTCAACAAATATAAGTATACAGCATCTGTCCTCATAGCAG AATCTGGTCAACCCATAGTTCCATTGGACAGACAGTTTCTCATCCGTGAACTAaatgcattggaagaatcaaaggATAATACAAT
- the CEP20 gene encoding centrosomal protein 20 isoform X1, giving the protein MATVAELKAVLKDTLEKRGVLGHLKARIRAEVFNALDDESEPRPSLSHENLLINELIREYLEFNKYKYTASVLIAESGQPIVPLDRQFLIRELNALEESKDNTIPLLYGILAHFLHGTKDDIQNTFLKGSSLQPPSPNLGRQPNGRK; this is encoded by the exons ATGGCGACTGTTGCCGAGCTGAAGGCGG tTTTAAAGGACACCTTGGAAAAAAGAGGAGTATTAGGGCATTTAAAAGCAAGGATTCGAGCTGAAGTTTTCAATGCTCTTGATGATGAAAGTGAACCTCGACCATCATTGTCTCATGAAAACCttctaattaatgaattaattcgGGAGTATTTGGAATTCAACAAATATAAGTATACAGCATCTGTCCTCATAGCAG AATCTGGTCAACCCATAGTTCCATTGGACAGACAGTTTCTCATCCGTGAACTAaatgcattggaagaatcaaaggATAATACAAT ACCTCTTTTGTATGGAATTTTAGCTCATTTCTTGCATGGAACTAAGGATGACATCCAAAATACATTTCTGAAAGGGTCTTCACTTCAGCCTCCAAGCCCAAATCTTGGCAGACAACCTAATGGAAGAAAGTAA
- the CEP20 gene encoding centrosomal protein 20 isoform X4, with protein sequence MATVAELKAVLKDTLEKRGVLGHLKARIRAEVFNALDDESEPRPSLSHENLLINELIREYLEFNKYKYTASVLIAGVICALRLFGALEIRLIKEKRS encoded by the exons ATGGCGACTGTTGCCGAGCTGAAGGCGG tTTTAAAGGACACCTTGGAAAAAAGAGGAGTATTAGGGCATTTAAAAGCAAGGATTCGAGCTGAAGTTTTCAATGCTCTTGATGATGAAAGTGAACCTCGACCATCATTGTCTCATGAAAACCttctaattaatgaattaattcgGGAGTATTTGGAATTCAACAAATATAAGTATACAGCATCTGTCCTCATAGCAG GTGTAATCTGTGCTTTAAGACTGTTTGGTGCCTTGGAGATACGCCTCATCAAAGAAAAGAGATCATGA